A genomic window from Algoriphagus sp. Y33 includes:
- a CDS encoding (2Fe-2S)-binding protein, with protein sequence MKVSLIINEKPIVLEADPDMPLLWAVRDLAKLKGTKFGCGKALCGACSLYVDGDLIRSCSYPVKMAEGKQVTTIEGLSEDESNLHPVQQAWMEIQVPQCGYCQPGFMMAAAKFLEENPTPTVEDIKNGISNICRCGTHPRIINAILLASKIKAHGSIK encoded by the coding sequence ATGAAGGTAAGTCTAATCATCAATGAAAAACCAATAGTATTGGAAGCCGATCCTGATATGCCTCTGCTGTGGGCAGTGAGAGACCTGGCTAAGTTAAAAGGTACCAAGTTTGGCTGTGGCAAAGCGCTGTGTGGTGCTTGCTCACTGTATGTGGATGGAGATTTGATAAGATCCTGTTCCTATCCGGTAAAAATGGCAGAGGGCAAACAAGTAACAACCATCGAAGGGCTTTCTGAAGACGAATCCAATCTACATCCGGTACAACAGGCCTGGATGGAAATCCAAGTGCCTCAATGTGGCTACTGCCAGCCCGGGTTTATGATGGCAGCCGCCAAGTTTTTGGAAGAAAATCCAACCCCAACTGTGGAGGACATCAAGAACGGAATTTCAAATATCTGCCGCTGCGGTACCCATCCACGAATAATCAATGCAATTCTTCTTGCTTCTAAAATCAAAGCTCATGGATCGATCAAATAA
- a CDS encoding DinB family protein — MKTLDQPKEGDYSAFFSTYIKLVSGNNYEKQVLNQVDELLRLFQEKGADWSEKAYAEGKWTPKEVLGHVIDTERIMTFRALCFARGERSALPGFDQDPYVLNARFGQVPIEHLLEDFQAQRKALLTMIRILPEGSLDFVGQASGNPITPRALFWIIPGHFIHHLNILKDRY; from the coding sequence ATGAAAACCTTAGATCAGCCGAAAGAAGGCGATTATTCTGCTTTTTTCTCTACCTATATCAAGTTAGTATCCGGTAACAACTATGAAAAACAGGTACTTAACCAAGTAGATGAACTTTTAAGATTATTTCAAGAGAAAGGTGCAGACTGGTCCGAAAAAGCCTATGCGGAGGGGAAATGGACTCCAAAGGAAGTGCTTGGACACGTAATTGATACAGAAAGAATCATGACGTTCAGAGCCTTGTGTTTCGCCAGGGGAGAGCGGTCTGCCTTGCCTGGTTTTGACCAAGATCCCTACGTGCTGAATGCCCGGTTTGGACAAGTTCCCATTGAGCATCTACTTGAGGATTTTCAGGCTCAGCGTAAAGCTTTGCTCACAATGATTCGAATATTGCCTGAGGGATCCCTGGATTTTGTAGGTCAGGCAAGCGGTAATCCGATCACGCCCAGAGCCTTATTTTGGATTATTCCAGGCCATTTTATCCATCACTTGAATATTCTTAAAGATCGATATTAA
- a CDS encoding SDR family NAD(P)-dependent oxidoreductase, translated as MELKNSTILITGGSSGIGLELFKQLTEQAANLTVTGRKETALRGY; from the coding sequence ATGGAACTAAAAAACAGTACAATCCTAATTACGGGAGGAAGTAGCGGGATTGGGCTGGAGCTTTTCAAACAGTTGACTGAGCAAGCTGCCAACCTTACTGTTACCGGACGTAAAGAAACCGCTTTGAGAGGTTATTAG
- a CDS encoding M28 family metallopeptidase — MHKNLLLLFLSLCSHVAISQTTVIRNQEIAQMIAEISSDSLEHHVRALASFNSRHTLSTDEEDGMPAAQRYVLSKFSHFSKQSQGRMTAKIENFTISGDKRRILEDSPSANVIATLKGTDPADDRIFIISAHMDSRNRDVMDAEGHAPGANDDGSGTAAVIELARVMASHQFSATILFVAFTGEEQGLKGAAYLADKAKIENWNIAAVLNNDIVGNSSSSETLIKDNLKMRVFSETIPAAETEQEANTRRYTNADNDSKSRQLARYIKELGERYVDQFEVKLIYRADRFLRGGDQTPFARNAFTAVRMSEMNENFIHQHENVRIEDGIQYGDLPEFMDFEYLRKVSAVNLASLASLANSPGQPHDVQIDVRGLSNKSTLLWKASETGEATGYYVLMRETSSAMWERKFWTTETTLTLPYSKDNYFFAVQAVSESGAESLPVFPTPLSR; from the coding sequence ATGCATAAAAATTTACTTCTTTTATTTCTGTCTCTTTGTAGTCACGTTGCGATTTCCCAAACTACGGTAATCCGAAATCAGGAAATAGCTCAGATGATCGCCGAAATCTCTTCTGACTCCCTTGAGCATCATGTACGGGCCTTGGCATCCTTCAATTCCCGTCATACACTTAGTACGGATGAGGAGGACGGCATGCCGGCAGCCCAACGCTACGTACTTTCCAAGTTTTCCCATTTCTCAAAACAATCTCAAGGAAGAATGACAGCTAAAATTGAGAATTTCACTATTTCAGGGGATAAAAGAAGGATTTTGGAAGATTCCCCCAGTGCTAATGTAATCGCAACCCTAAAAGGTACTGATCCGGCAGATGACAGAATTTTCATTATTTCTGCTCACATGGATTCACGAAATAGGGATGTGATGGACGCTGAAGGACACGCTCCCGGTGCCAATGATGATGGTAGTGGAACGGCTGCCGTTATTGAGTTAGCCCGTGTAATGGCTTCACATCAGTTTTCCGCAACAATTCTATTTGTCGCATTTACTGGCGAAGAGCAGGGGCTGAAAGGTGCTGCTTACTTGGCCGATAAAGCAAAAATTGAAAATTGGAATATTGCTGCTGTGCTGAACAACGACATCGTGGGCAATAGCAGCTCGTCAGAAACATTGATTAAAGACAACCTGAAGATGCGTGTCTTTTCAGAGACAATTCCGGCTGCCGAGACTGAACAGGAAGCCAATACCCGACGATACACCAATGCTGACAATGACAGTAAATCAAGACAACTGGCCAGATACATCAAAGAGCTTGGAGAACGTTATGTAGATCAATTTGAAGTAAAATTGATTTATCGTGCAGATAGATTTCTGAGAGGAGGAGATCAAACTCCTTTTGCCAGAAATGCCTTTACTGCTGTAAGAATGTCTGAAATGAATGAAAACTTCATCCATCAACATGAAAATGTTCGCATAGAAGACGGTATCCAATATGGAGATCTTCCGGAATTTATGGACTTCGAGTACTTAAGAAAGGTTTCTGCAGTTAATCTGGCATCCCTGGCTTCTTTGGCCAATTCTCCCGGTCAACCTCATGACGTCCAAATAGACGTTCGTGGACTAAGCAATAAATCTACCTTACTGTGGAAAGCCTCTGAAACCGGAGAAGCAACTGGCTATTATGTCTTGATGAGAGAAACTTCTTCTGCTATGTGGGAACGAAAGTTTTGGACAACCGAGACCACGCTTACACTGCCCTATTCCAAAGACAACTACTTCTTTGCGGTACAAGCTGTCTCAGAATCGGGAGCTGAAAGCCTACCTGTTTTTCCTACTCCCCTTTCCAGGTAA
- a CDS encoding DUF2147 domain-containing protein: MKLKKIILLASILIVSVAAFAQKLPSDKLIGVWESVDSDPKLKFEFYKSGDKYFGKLLHASNMYEEDGKTPKKDFKNPDEKLRDRSRYGITNITNLTYEDGEYTGGKLYNPEEGRSYSVMVKLTSANEMDFRGYVGFSLLGKTMKFKRVLDKTQKASNEDR, encoded by the coding sequence ATGAAATTGAAAAAAATAATTCTATTAGCCTCCATACTTATTGTTTCAGTGGCGGCCTTTGCGCAAAAATTACCTTCCGATAAACTAATAGGGGTTTGGGAAAGTGTGGATTCAGACCCCAAACTGAAATTTGAATTTTACAAATCAGGTGACAAATACTTTGGAAAGTTATTACACGCTTCAAATATGTATGAAGAAGACGGGAAAACCCCGAAAAAAGACTTCAAAAATCCCGATGAAAAATTGCGGGACAGATCCAGGTATGGGATTACCAATATCACCAACTTGACCTATGAAGATGGGGAATATACAGGAGGTAAACTGTACAACCCGGAGGAAGGCCGAAGCTACAGCGTGATGGTTAAATTGACCAGTGCCAACGAAATGGACTTCCGGGGATATGTAGGATTCTCACTGTTGGGGAAAACGATGAAGTTTAAACGGGTACTGGATAAAACACAGAAAGCGAGCAACGAAGATAGATAA
- a CDS encoding PhzF family phenazine biosynthesis protein translates to MKLAITTVDAFTDKVFSGNPAAVCLLDQELSDVQMQAIAMEMNLSETAFVKKTSGPHSYNLRWFTPTVEIDLCGHATLASAFWMVKSGWAKPGDMIRFQTRSGELLVKSNGDWIEMDFPLIPTVAERHPFFEGDFFGAKIHYSAKLKRNWIFELQDANAIESCEPDFSVVKKYSEEGIIITAAGKGSFDIYSRFFGPNVGIDEDPVTGFAHCALMDYWFQRSGKSKLKAFQASKRGGELHLEKREERVMIRGKAVKVLAGEIEF, encoded by the coding sequence ATGAAATTAGCTATAACCACTGTAGATGCCTTTACAGATAAAGTCTTTTCAGGCAATCCTGCAGCAGTATGTCTGTTGGATCAGGAACTATCGGATGTTCAGATGCAAGCGATCGCTATGGAAATGAACCTAAGTGAAACCGCTTTTGTGAAGAAAACTTCTGGACCGCATTCCTATAACTTACGCTGGTTTACGCCAACTGTTGAAATTGATCTTTGTGGGCATGCTACGCTGGCATCAGCCTTTTGGATGGTAAAGTCAGGTTGGGCAAAGCCGGGTGATATGATCAGATTCCAAACAAGAAGTGGTGAGCTTCTGGTGAAAAGTAATGGTGATTGGATTGAAATGGATTTTCCACTGATTCCAACTGTTGCCGAGAGACATCCATTTTTCGAAGGTGATTTCTTTGGAGCGAAAATTCATTATTCAGCTAAGTTAAAGAGGAATTGGATTTTTGAGTTGCAGGATGCCAATGCGATTGAGTCATGTGAGCCAGACTTTTCTGTGGTGAAAAAGTATAGCGAGGAAGGAATTATTATTACTGCTGCTGGAAAAGGTTCATTTGATATTTACAGTCGTTTCTTTGGACCAAATGTGGGAATAGATGAGGATCCTGTTACTGGGTTTGCACATTGTGCTTTGATGGATTATTGGTTTCAACGATCTGGTAAGAGTAAGCTCAAAGCCTTTCAGGCAAGTAAACGAGGAGGAGAGCTTCACTTAGAGAAAAGAGAAGAACGTGTAATGATTAGGGGTAAAGCGGTCAAAGTGTTGGCAGGTGAAATTGAATTTTGA
- a CDS encoding ferritin — MKAKEIVTLQRSLLIDTEKLLNKQVEMEGTSSAYYLSMASWCHMMGYENSAKYLYTHADEERMHMMKIFQYINEAGGHAIQPEITGIRHHFNSLREIFELILEHEINVTKSINNIVDHAFTKKDFATFSFMQWYVTEQREEETMSRRALELFDIIGEEGVGLWTIDQELGKLHAAAHPQA, encoded by the coding sequence ATGAAAGCTAAAGAAATCGTAACGCTACAACGTTCCTTACTTATCGATACGGAAAAATTACTCAATAAGCAGGTAGAAATGGAAGGCACCTCTTCCGCTTACTACTTGTCAATGGCTTCGTGGTGCCACATGATGGGCTATGAAAATTCAGCTAAGTATCTCTACACTCATGCAGACGAAGAAAGAATGCATATGATGAAGATATTCCAATACATCAACGAAGCAGGTGGACATGCTATACAACCGGAAATCACCGGTATTAGACATCATTTCAATTCATTGAGAGAGATTTTCGAATTGATCCTTGAGCATGAAATCAATGTGACCAAGTCTATCAACAATATCGTGGATCATGCCTTCACCAAGAAGGATTTTGCCACATTCAGTTTTATGCAATGGTACGTCACTGAACAGCGGGAAGAGGAAACTATGTCTAGAAGAGCTTTGGAGCTATTCGACATTATCGGAGAAGAAGGAGTTGGTCTTTGGACAATCGATCAGGAGCTAGGCAAACTTCATGCGGCAGCCCATCCACAGGCTTAA
- a CDS encoding DUF2306 domain-containing protein yields MSKLVENSALLYPPTSKVRRFSSAMLRWSGIGLVATVWISAGLFGLYILTFYAVAWYEGDMTRWNHILPNLYEENSIGATTGIGIHFAAGGIILLLGSIQLIEKIRINFPSIHRWLGSIYLISCLFAAIGGLTFIAIRGTVGGLMMDIGFSLYGILMGVAAIQTFRHAKEGRFVKHNAWALRLYALAIGSWLYRMDYGFWTLLTGGLGRRANFSGPFDQIMDFFFYIPNLLVVELFIRVNHFKTNVFPQLAASLVLLFATGFILLGTYFITLRSWGPVIINWFSKS; encoded by the coding sequence ATGTCAAAACTTGTAGAAAATTCCGCTTTACTCTATCCTCCTACATCGAAGGTAAGGAGGTTTAGTTCTGCTATGCTCCGTTGGTCGGGCATTGGGCTCGTCGCTACAGTATGGATAAGCGCAGGATTGTTTGGGCTTTACATTCTTACATTTTATGCTGTAGCATGGTATGAAGGAGATATGACTAGGTGGAACCATATCCTACCCAACTTATATGAAGAAAATTCCATCGGTGCCACCACCGGAATAGGAATTCATTTCGCCGCAGGAGGTATTATATTGCTATTAGGAAGCATTCAGCTTATAGAAAAGATCCGCATCAATTTCCCTTCTATTCACCGATGGCTGGGAAGTATCTATCTCATTTCATGCCTTTTTGCAGCTATTGGCGGGCTGACATTCATAGCTATCAGGGGTACCGTTGGCGGACTGATGATGGATATCGGTTTTTCCCTGTATGGAATTTTGATGGGTGTCGCCGCGATCCAAACTTTCAGACATGCAAAGGAAGGCCGGTTTGTAAAGCACAATGCTTGGGCTTTGCGGCTTTATGCACTTGCTATAGGATCATGGCTATACCGGATGGATTATGGCTTCTGGACTTTGCTGACTGGTGGATTGGGACGCAGAGCGAATTTCAGTGGCCCATTTGATCAGATTATGGACTTCTTTTTCTACATTCCCAATTTGCTGGTAGTGGAATTGTTCATACGTGTTAATCACTTTAAGACAAATGTATTTCCACAGCTAGCCGCTTCTCTGGTTCTTCTCTTTGCAACGGGGTTTATTTTACTGGGCACCTATTTTATAACACTGCGGTCTTGGGGGCCTGTAATTATTAATTGGTTTTCCAAGAGTTAA
- a CDS encoding molybdopterin cofactor-binding domain-containing protein has protein sequence MDRSNKGSKKGISRRKFLKGAGIGVSGTMALLYFGRSVIRRGLSGFVAEMDMPSGISDFDPHLWFEVNADNTITLKSPKVEMGQGIFTGFAMLAAEELDIDLDKIKVVHATSVNGILGNTGVSNSTSSLYVNIREVAATLRETLKLEASKLWGVGPDSIETKAGVLYGAGKEVTYAGLAKQTSKWETAETPALRPASAFKYVGKEFNRIDLPDKVLGKPIYGIDTTLPNMVYGAVMYSPYIGGKLKNADLSGAESAVGVLKVVQDKDWIGIVAGTRYAAEEALAKVKAAWEYNPNYNTKDAIEAVTVGIGTEVNIQKEGSTGRVQSEEVKSEYRTPIGFHAGMEPSIVVADVVDDKVTIYTSHQHLPFMQQSISDGLGFSSKNIVMVPVFLGGGFGRRTFKHNAVEAAKLSQAVGKPVHLLYNRQQEFQNGFVRPNTHHVLSGKLTDDGKILGMQHDFASGPMGFMAMPKFVEPILGADFVVAGHGARIGYAIENLKTTMWQSSLPFETCMWRGVGMFANTFAIESFMDELAHKAGVNPLKFRLDHCGDTKQLNRRKKLLELIREKSGWYRPIAKDVGRGVAVCDDHKTIAAAVVELKIEEGKIVITKVYQAIDPGILINPAGIRQQVEGATMMAISASLYEQGTIENGRFVETNFHNYKVATLKDTPEIEVIMYEGSDKPSGVGEPPISPIAPAIANAVFDLTGKRLRTLPLQVALENENNSM, from the coding sequence ATGGATCGATCAAATAAGGGCTCCAAAAAGGGGATTTCCAGAAGAAAGTTTCTGAAAGGTGCCGGAATTGGCGTGTCAGGTACTATGGCCCTGCTTTATTTTGGAAGGTCTGTCATAAGAAGGGGGCTGAGTGGCTTTGTGGCAGAAATGGATATGCCGTCAGGGATTTCCGATTTTGATCCACACTTGTGGTTTGAGGTAAATGCGGACAATACCATTACCTTAAAATCCCCTAAAGTAGAAATGGGGCAGGGCATTTTTACAGGCTTTGCCATGCTCGCGGCAGAAGAATTGGATATTGACTTGGATAAAATAAAAGTGGTTCATGCAACTTCGGTTAACGGGATTTTGGGAAATACAGGGGTCAGCAACAGTACTTCTTCGCTCTATGTAAATATCCGTGAAGTGGCTGCCACTTTGCGGGAAACCTTAAAGCTTGAAGCATCCAAATTATGGGGAGTTGGGCCTGATTCCATAGAAACAAAAGCAGGGGTGTTATACGGAGCAGGCAAGGAAGTAACCTATGCCGGCTTGGCAAAGCAAACTTCAAAATGGGAAACAGCCGAAACCCCTGCTTTGCGTCCCGCTTCAGCCTTTAAATACGTAGGAAAGGAATTTAATCGGATTGATTTGCCGGATAAAGTATTGGGAAAGCCTATTTACGGTATTGATACCACCCTTCCCAATATGGTTTACGGGGCGGTGATGTACAGCCCCTATATTGGTGGGAAACTAAAAAATGCGGATTTAAGTGGGGCTGAGAGCGCAGTCGGTGTCTTGAAAGTAGTGCAGGATAAAGATTGGATTGGGATAGTGGCCGGCACCAGATATGCGGCAGAAGAAGCCCTCGCTAAAGTAAAGGCAGCTTGGGAATATAATCCAAACTACAACACCAAAGATGCCATTGAAGCAGTCACGGTGGGTATTGGAACCGAAGTCAATATTCAAAAAGAGGGCAGTACCGGCAGGGTTCAATCAGAAGAAGTTAAAAGTGAATACCGGACGCCCATTGGTTTTCATGCCGGCATGGAGCCAAGTATTGTAGTGGCGGATGTGGTGGATGACAAGGTTACGATCTATACCTCCCACCAACATCTCCCTTTCATGCAGCAATCCATTTCAGATGGGTTGGGATTCAGTAGCAAAAACATAGTAATGGTACCTGTTTTTTTGGGAGGTGGCTTCGGTAGGCGGACCTTCAAACACAATGCTGTAGAGGCCGCCAAACTATCCCAAGCCGTAGGCAAGCCTGTGCATCTGCTTTACAATCGACAGCAGGAGTTTCAAAATGGGTTTGTAAGGCCAAACACTCATCACGTCCTTAGTGGGAAATTGACTGATGACGGCAAAATTCTGGGAATGCAACATGACTTTGCCTCCGGTCCGATGGGTTTCATGGCCATGCCAAAATTTGTGGAGCCCATTTTAGGAGCTGACTTTGTTGTAGCTGGCCACGGTGCGAGGATAGGGTATGCTATTGAAAACCTAAAAACCACCATGTGGCAAAGCAGCCTTCCTTTTGAGACGTGTATGTGGCGAGGGGTAGGCATGTTTGCCAATACATTTGCCATAGAGAGCTTTATGGACGAATTGGCCCATAAAGCTGGAGTAAATCCACTCAAGTTCAGACTGGATCACTGTGGAGATACAAAGCAATTAAATAGAAGAAAAAAACTTCTGGAATTAATCAGGGAAAAATCAGGGTGGTATCGCCCAATAGCCAAAGATGTTGGAAGAGGAGTAGCCGTTTGTGATGACCATAAGACAATCGCTGCGGCAGTGGTGGAGTTAAAGATTGAAGAGGGGAAGATTGTAATTACCAAGGTTTATCAGGCAATTGACCCCGGTATTTTGATAAATCCGGCAGGAATCCGGCAGCAAGTCGAGGGCGCTACGATGATGGCTATCAGCGCAAGCTTATACGAACAGGGAACGATAGAAAATGGCCGGTTTGTAGAAACCAACTTTCATAATTATAAGGTTGCAACGCTAAAGGATACCCCGGAGATCGAAGTAATTATGTATGAAGGATCCGATAAACCATCCGGGGTAGGGGAACCCCCTATTTCTCCCATTGCACCGGCTATAGCGAATGCTGTTTTTGATCTGACCGGTAAACGATTACGGACTTTGCCTTTGCAGGTAGCCTTGGAAAATGAAAATAATTCTATGTGA
- a CDS encoding TonB-dependent receptor, with protein sequence MNLQKMRSMNLYKPKERNFYRSDKILMLTLILSMISVLSVAQSTGNLKGKIIEQATKQPVIGVTVQLDNTQLGAITDIDGNFSIENVPTGSHSLTLSFIGFQTKKVTDILISSNKTYYAEFELLDDVGQLGEVTVTAFKGENNPSTPVSAFSYSREEIFRNAGSQGDIMRALAVLPGVVSAGAQFSAIAARGQGTQDNVYMVDDMPMFNLSHLEAEGISSGFNDPNGGRFSIFAPRVVDNVQFQNGGFDATFGRKSSSYLGLGIKEGNRESSSFSAQLELLGVTLIYDGPLTKKTSLFTSARYQNFAGVASITGVPNMGSISLGDYLVKTTTEINTKNRLSFIAMYNPERPSRGIDDIEAGTNINDDNSAGQVLYNHRGSNTLVGLNLRTLTSTSSYWKNVLYFRASTVDNRFGYYTPSLTSDGEILDPAFGAYRDDLRTIKNDQQEIGYRSIYTKNYDKVTLTAGIDAIAVNLDYERNLARTDTLYTFRSTDFRPDPSRYFQILDPARYNSSFENTAFNGSAYASLSWNVTKRLTLNPGLRYDFTGFAEQHTISPRLSGSLLLGDRQSINFATGIYYQDVAYSNVAAQSFGEVIKNERTIQNILGYKMQFSGDLKFVAEAWHKQFDDLVVQPNRAESYLTNEGTGYAYGADFSLIKRLSKKYYGQVSYSYMQSVRDDNDGLGEYDFTFNIPHVFSALASYKPNDKWVLSAKFRYSTGRPIDDFIVHENVFDDQSMLRYSQELTSRNGRLLDDFVSFDIRADYTIQMKRSDLTVFLDITDIQNTFNVNFEQFIPLSGEVSRSGLGMFPTFGLKIEL encoded by the coding sequence ATGAATTTACAAAAGATGCGTAGCATGAATCTCTACAAACCAAAAGAAAGAAATTTTTACAGATCAGATAAAATCCTGATGTTAACTCTCATACTGAGTATGATCAGTGTCCTGTCAGTTGCCCAGTCAACAGGAAATCTCAAAGGTAAAATTATTGAACAGGCCACCAAGCAACCGGTGATTGGTGTGACTGTTCAGTTGGACAATACCCAATTGGGCGCCATTACGGATATCGATGGAAACTTTTCGATTGAAAACGTACCTACCGGATCCCATTCACTTACGCTTTCATTTATTGGCTTTCAGACCAAAAAGGTTACTGATATACTAATATCATCAAATAAAACTTACTATGCTGAATTCGAGCTGCTGGACGATGTAGGCCAGCTCGGAGAAGTGACAGTAACAGCATTCAAAGGCGAGAACAATCCATCCACCCCTGTATCTGCATTTTCATATTCCAGGGAAGAAATATTTCGAAATGCTGGATCACAGGGAGATATTATGAGAGCGCTTGCCGTTTTGCCCGGTGTAGTAAGTGCAGGGGCTCAATTCTCGGCCATTGCGGCAAGGGGACAGGGGACACAGGACAATGTGTACATGGTGGATGACATGCCGATGTTTAATCTGTCACACCTGGAAGCTGAGGGGATCTCCTCAGGTTTCAATGATCCCAACGGGGGGAGGTTTAGTATTTTTGCTCCCCGTGTGGTGGATAATGTTCAGTTTCAGAATGGTGGTTTTGATGCCACGTTTGGACGCAAATCTTCCTCTTACCTTGGACTTGGTATCAAAGAAGGAAATAGAGAAAGTAGTTCTTTTAGCGCGCAGTTGGAGCTTTTGGGAGTGACGCTGATTTATGACGGTCCGCTTACCAAAAAGACAAGCCTTTTTACTTCTGCACGCTACCAGAATTTTGCAGGTGTGGCTAGCATCACAGGGGTGCCCAATATGGGATCGATATCGCTGGGCGATTATCTGGTAAAAACGACCACGGAGATCAATACCAAAAATAGGCTTTCCTTTATTGCCATGTACAATCCTGAGCGGCCCAGCAGGGGGATTGATGATATCGAGGCAGGTACCAATATCAATGATGACAACAGTGCGGGACAGGTCCTCTATAACCATCGGGGAAGCAATACCTTGGTAGGTCTGAATCTGCGTACACTAACCAGTACATCCAGTTATTGGAAAAATGTACTTTATTTCCGCGCTTCTACCGTGGACAACAGATTCGGCTATTATACTCCCTCCCTTACTTCCGACGGAGAAATACTAGATCCGGCGTTTGGTGCATACAGGGATGATCTCCGAACTATAAAAAATGACCAGCAGGAGATAGGGTACCGGTCCATCTATACCAAGAATTACGATAAAGTCACCTTAACAGCGGGGATTGATGCCATTGCCGTCAATTTGGATTATGAGCGAAATCTAGCCCGAACCGATACACTGTATACCTTTCGATCCACTGATTTTCGTCCTGACCCTTCCCGGTATTTTCAGATTTTAGATCCGGCTCGCTACAATTCCTCCTTCGAAAATACGGCTTTCAACGGTTCGGCATATGCCAGTCTTTCTTGGAATGTCACTAAGCGACTTACCTTAAATCCCGGGCTTCGCTACGATTTCACAGGATTTGCTGAGCAGCACACCATTTCACCGAGATTAAGTGGTAGTCTACTATTGGGAGATAGACAGAGTATCAATTTTGCTACAGGCATTTATTACCAGGATGTAGCCTATTCCAATGTCGCCGCACAAAGTTTTGGTGAGGTAATCAAAAACGAGCGGACCATTCAGAATATCCTCGGCTACAAAATGCAATTCTCAGGGGATTTGAAATTTGTGGCCGAGGCTTGGCATAAGCAGTTTGATGACTTGGTCGTGCAGCCAAACAGGGCTGAGAGTTATCTGACAAATGAGGGTACAGGCTATGCGTATGGTGCTGATTTCAGTTTGATCAAAAGACTTTCAAAAAAATACTATGGTCAGGTAAGTTATTCCTATATGCAAAGTGTGAGGGATGATAACGATGGCTTGGGAGAATACGACTTTACATTCAACATACCTCATGTATTCAGTGCCTTGGCAAGTTATAAGCCAAATGACAAATGGGTGCTGTCTGCCAAATTCAGGTACTCAACAGGACGTCCGATTGATGATTTTATCGTACACGAGAATGTTTTTGATGACCAGAGCATGTTGCGCTACTCGCAGGAATTAACATCCAGAAACGGAAGGCTACTGGACGATTTTGTGAGCTTTGATATCCGGGCTGACTACACTATACAGATGAAGCGAAGCGATCTGACCGTGTTTCTGGACATTACCGATATCCAAAATACGTTCAATGTGAATTTTGAACAGTTCATCCCGCTTTCCGGAGAGGTTTCACGCTCTGGACTTGGAATGTTTCCAACGTTTGGACTGAAAATCGAACTATAG